One part of the Aricia agestis chromosome Z, ilAriAges1.1, whole genome shotgun sequence genome encodes these proteins:
- the LOC121738519 gene encoding glycine cleavage system H protein, mitochondrial-like, with the protein MVLCSVIRVASRMTRSTMSHCCRRALYSSDAKSRYYTKKHEWVSVDSGVGTVGISSYAQDALGEVVFAQLPDVGKTVAAGDECGALESVKAASEVYTPVSGSITEKNDAVESTPSIINKSCYEEGWLFKVKLSSPEELQKLMNQEAYDKYLEEAEH; encoded by the exons ATGGTGCTATGTAGTGTAATTCGCGTGGCCAGTAGAATGACCAGGAGCACCATGAGCCATTGCTGCCGCAGAGCGCTATACAGTTCAGATGCTAAAA GTCGGTACTACACGAAGAAGCACGAATGGGTATCCGTGGACTCAGGCGTAGGAACTGTTGGAATCTCAAGCTACGCTCAG GATGCCCTAGGTGAGGTAGTATTTGCCCAACTGCCGGATGTCGGGAAGACCGTAGCGGCGGGAGACGAGTGCGGCGCGCTGGAGAGTGTGAAAGCGGCCAGCGAGGTGTACACACCTGTGTCGGGCAGT ATAACGGAGAAAAACGATGCAGTGGAGTCAACACCGTCAATCATCAACAAGTCGTGTTACGAGGAAGGCTGGCTGTTCAAGGTCAAACTGTCCAGCCCAGAGGAGCTACAGAAGCTGATGAACCAAGAAGCATACGACAAATACTTAGAGGAGGCCGAACATTAA